The DNA sequence TAGCCGCCTTTGGCCTGAGTTGCATCACTTGACCATTCCGAGCTGTGATTGATTCTATTTGGCCAAGCGCAATTTTTTCCATTATTTCATTCCAGTCCAATTTTAATAATTGGGTTTGTTGCTGATTAGCTGACCATAAAAAACTATTACCGACGATGCGATCACAAAGCGGGACAGTTCGCTCTCCCTGAACCGGAACCCATAAAACCTTGCTGATCTTATTGCGCACGTTGGAGTTTTCCCAATTTAGCTGACGGGTATTTAAAATAGGGGCGCTACAGACAAAGGTAGTTTCCAATACTTTGCCATTTTGATCAATTGGAATTGTTTTTAGTTCAATACCGAGATGCTTAAAGTCTTGCTCAGGTTTGCTGCCGGCGGTGGCGCCTAGGTGCCATTCTATAAGTTGACCCACCCAGCCTTTATTGCTGCGTAAATCCTTAGCCATAGGCTGGCCGGCCATCTCGGCCAGTTCCTCCAGAGAATGGCCAGCAATTTGCTCACATCGACTTAGCAGTTCGGCGGTTGAACGGGGAGAATTAAAGTCCATGCTATTTACCCTATCTATTGACTCTATTCGGACTATTTATGTTTATTTTGTTAGCTGCACAGAGTTATTCACTTTTATCGGTTGAATAACTGAGTCTTAGCTGTCAATGACTCAAAAAATTAAATCACTATTTTAAAAAGTCTTAAAAAACAGATTAATGTCGAATAATTAAACTAAAAAACGCGCTAATATTACAACTGTTTGTTTTTTGAACGAGCAAGATATGCACACCCAGTTGTGAATGAAGACTACTGGATTTAAGTACATAGACTAATTTCAGTATCATGTTAAAAATGTATAACTACTTGTTATTTCCGGTATAATAAAAATATTGTTCTGAGTTTAATGGATCTTGAATCGCTTAAAAAACATCTATTATAACAACAGGCTTTTATTATGCACAAAGTTATGCACAGTTTTCGTGGATATCTAACAGTATAAATTATTTGCTGAAAATTTGTCTTGATAGATAACCGACATTTTTCAAATGAAGAATTTGATGGATCAGATAATCTGTGAAAGAATACGGCATTAATTAAATTTTCATTCATTCATTATTATAAAAATCATAAAAACAAATAATGGATCATAACCTATAAAAGGCACTTTAGTGATTGATACTGACGGTTACCGTCCAAATGTAGGTATCATCATTTGTAATAATAATGCGCAGGTTTTATGGGCGAAACGATTTGGACAGCATTCATGGCAATTTCCTCAAGGGGGAATCAAAGAGGGGGAAACGCCTGAACAAGCCATGTATAGAGAACTGTACGAAGAAGTTGGTTTAAAACCTGAGCACGTTAAATTATTAGCAACTAGCCGTCATTGGTTACGTTATAAATTACCTAAACGATTAGTTCGTTGGGACTCGCCTGATCCAGTTTGCATCGGGCAGAAACAGCGCTGGTTTTTATTACAATTGATTTCAGATGAGCAGCAAATTGAGTTTGAGGCTTGCGGCAATCCTGAATTTGATGCTTGGCGCTGGGTAACTTATTGGTATCCTGTTCGTCAGGTTGTATCGTTCAAATGTGAAGTTTACCGTTGTGCCCTAAAAGAATTTTCAGCTGTTGCTTTTTCGTTAATGAAAAAAAGTTCAGACAAGAAAAGGAATAAACGGCCTCGTCGGGCATCTTTTTATAAAAAAAGATAACAGAGCTTTTTCTAAGAAAGGCGTTTTGTATGTTAAGTCAATTGCGGAATATAGTAGAGCAGGTCGGCAATGCAAAAAATTTAACTGAGGCCATGGACATTCTGGTGCGCCAAACCAAATTAGCCATGGAAGTCGACTGCTGCTCTATTTATATTACCGATCAAAGTACTTCTCAACTTAATTTAATAGCCAGTGAAGGCCTTGCAAGCCAAGTTGTTGGTTTTTCCTATCTCAAATTTGGCGAAGGTATTATAGGCTTAATTCACCAGAAGGGAGAGCCTTTAAACATTGCCAACATCACCGAACACCCCAATTACAAATATCTGCCGAGCAGTGGAGAGGAGTCTTTTAATTCATTATTAGGCACCCCGATTATCCATCGTCGAAAAGCATTAGGGGTGTTGGTTGTACAGCAAAAAGAACCCCGTTTATTCAGCGAATTAGAAGAATCTTTTTTACTTACCCTCGCAATGCATTTAGCCAGTGTACTTGACCAGCCGTTTAGTTTAGATGTTGAACGATTAAACCAGCCAAGGGCATCAATTTATCTGCAGGGCTCTCCTGCAAGTCCGGGCATTGCAATTGCAGATGCGTATGTTGTACGTTCTATTATGACATTAGCGGAAGTTATCATAGGAAAAAGTCACTCGGTCGTTAAAGAGCTCCTGCTGTTTGAGATAATAGTCAAAAAATGCATCGACGAATTTTCTAATCTGGCATTAACACTTAAAGAACAAGTGTCAAAAGATGCCTTCATTCTGTTTGATATTTACTCGCATATTCTAAAGGATAAAACATTTTTAAATGCCATTAGATCACAAATCAATGAATCTCATTTAAATGCCCCCAGTGCAGTTAAAGTTGTCGCAGAGTCTTATATCAAACAATTTGAGGCAATGAGTGATCCCTATTTAAGTCAACGCTCTTCAGATATTCGCGATGTTGCCCAACGTTTGTTATACCATCTTACGCATCAGGTTGAAGATGATTTAAAGTTACCCGATAAGCTTATTCTAGTGGCTAATGAAGTGACTTTATCTATGGTTGCGAGTATCCCAAATGACAAGTTACAGGGCATTGTCTCGGTTCACGGTGGCATTGGTTCTCACGTGGCGATTTTAGCGCGAACACTCGGTATTCCGGCGGTAATGGGGGTGCAATTTTCCTTAGATAATATTAATCAAAAAAGTTTAATTATCGATGGTTATGAAGGTGGCGTGATTCTGCTGCCTGAGCAATCATTAGTGAGTCATTATCAATCTGTGCTAGATGAAGAAAATGAATTAAAAAAGCTGGTTGAATCTGATCCGCATGAAAAAGCCGTTACCCTTGATGGTCATGCTATTTCGATACTGCTCAACACAGGTTTAAATGCCAAGCAGCACGGGACAATATTAGGGCATTTTGATGGCATAGGTTTATACCGCAGTGAATTACCTTTTATATTGACGGACTCTTTTCCTACCGAACAGGAACAGGTGCAAGTCTACCAACGACTACTTGATCAATATCCCAAGTTACCGGTGACCATGCGCACCTTGGATATTGGTGGTGATAAATCCCTGAGTTATTTTCCGATAGTTGAAGATAACCCTTTTCTTGGCTGGCGTGGAATTCGTTTAACCTTGGATCATCCTGAAATATTTTTGGTTCAGATTAGAGCGATGTTAAGAGCCAGTGTAAAGCATCAAAATTTACGTATTATGCTGCCAATGGTCACTTCAATTGAAGAAGTGGACGAAGCCCATAAATTGATTACCCAAGCATGGAATGAAATTAAGTTTGAGCTTAATTATTCCTCCGAAGCATTCCCTATGCCTGCGATAGGTGCAATGGTTGAGGTACCTGCTGCTGTTTTCCTTATTCCTGCACTTGCCAAAAAAGTAGACTTTGTTTCAGTTGGCAGCAATGACCTTATCCAATATTTATTAGCGGTGGATAGAAATAATAGTCGTGTGGCGTCGCTTTACGATAGTTATCATCCTGCCGTGCTGCAAGCGCTAAAAATGATTATAGATAACAGTAAGCGTTTTGATTTGGAAGTGAGTATCTGCGGCGAGCTTGCCAGTGATCCTATTGGTGCTTTAATTTTGATCGGTCTGGGCTATACCAAATTGAGCATGAACTCCTATAATATGGGCCGAATCAAGTATTTAATTAATGCGCTTCCCCGTTATGAATTAGAGTCTTGTGTAGAGCAGGCTTTAAAGGCAAACAAGGGTACAGATATTCGCGCTATTTTTGTTGATTACCTTAATATAAAAGAATTAGGCGGGTTTATTCGTGCAGGTAATAGCAAAAAAAATAATTAAGCGATTACATTATAAAATAGGCACAACCCCTTTAACTGTTAGTTTAAAGGAGT is a window from the Psychromonas ingrahamii 37 genome containing:
- the mutH gene encoding DNA mismatch repair endonuclease MutH — encoded protein: MDFNSPRSTAELLSRCEQIAGHSLEELAEMAGQPMAKDLRSNKGWVGQLIEWHLGATAGSKPEQDFKHLGIELKTIPIDQNGKVLETTFVCSAPILNTRQLNWENSNVRNKISKVLWVPVQGERTVPLCDRIVGNSFLWSANQQQTQLLKLDWNEIMEKIALGQIESITARNGQVMQLRPKAANGKCLTNAVGEDGQLIKVRPRGFYLKKTFTQSIISQYFNIK
- the ptsP gene encoding phosphoenolpyruvate--protein phosphotransferase, with the translated sequence MLSQLRNIVEQVGNAKNLTEAMDILVRQTKLAMEVDCCSIYITDQSTSQLNLIASEGLASQVVGFSYLKFGEGIIGLIHQKGEPLNIANITEHPNYKYLPSSGEESFNSLLGTPIIHRRKALGVLVVQQKEPRLFSELEESFLLTLAMHLASVLDQPFSLDVERLNQPRASIYLQGSPASPGIAIADAYVVRSIMTLAEVIIGKSHSVVKELLLFEIIVKKCIDEFSNLALTLKEQVSKDAFILFDIYSHILKDKTFLNAIRSQINESHLNAPSAVKVVAESYIKQFEAMSDPYLSQRSSDIRDVAQRLLYHLTHQVEDDLKLPDKLILVANEVTLSMVASIPNDKLQGIVSVHGGIGSHVAILARTLGIPAVMGVQFSLDNINQKSLIIDGYEGGVILLPEQSLVSHYQSVLDEENELKKLVESDPHEKAVTLDGHAISILLNTGLNAKQHGTILGHFDGIGLYRSELPFILTDSFPTEQEQVQVYQRLLDQYPKLPVTMRTLDIGGDKSLSYFPIVEDNPFLGWRGIRLTLDHPEIFLVQIRAMLRASVKHQNLRIMLPMVTSIEEVDEAHKLITQAWNEIKFELNYSSEAFPMPAIGAMVEVPAAVFLIPALAKKVDFVSVGSNDLIQYLLAVDRNNSRVASLYDSYHPAVLQALKMIIDNSKRFDLEVSICGELASDPIGALILIGLGYTKLSMNSYNMGRIKYLINALPRYELESCVEQALKANKGTDIRAIFVDYLNIKELGGFIRAGNSKKNN
- the rppH gene encoding RNA pyrophosphohydrolase, translated to MIDTDGYRPNVGIIICNNNAQVLWAKRFGQHSWQFPQGGIKEGETPEQAMYRELYEEVGLKPEHVKLLATSRHWLRYKLPKRLVRWDSPDPVCIGQKQRWFLLQLISDEQQIEFEACGNPEFDAWRWVTYWYPVRQVVSFKCEVYRCALKEFSAVAFSLMKKSSDKKRNKRPRRASFYKKR